One genomic region from Coregonus clupeaformis isolate EN_2021a unplaced genomic scaffold, ASM2061545v1 scaf3414, whole genome shotgun sequence encodes:
- the LOC123489890 gene encoding uncharacterized protein LOC123489890, giving the protein MKLKTKQEIVQEVAAARDSMIEHLCKGRIFDYSLLSCIVIKQSALRILIKKLEETGHIVKNKPEVKQAPVQVEVAHVLAPAEDADADAESDNSTEDDQSDQDDQSDQSDQSDQDDQSDQDDQDDQSALYQPPMNQSWDNKLRKAMQMSGLYQKHPLDCDLLAGFAKYLCDDHNIPNFKQEVANVSRFLFYMDSTKPSLDFVNQLEKSRSFFTKLANIGQKKQTIANYMKNLKRFLRYITTSTNVIQTDRGLYEQCKHFQDCLNDLQKSMSKQVSQEITRKRYIYI; this is encoded by the exons ATGAAGTTAAAAACAAAACAAGAGATTGTTCAAGAAGTCGCCGCTGCCCGAGATTCCATGATAGAGCATCTTTGCAAAGGCAGGATCTTTGACTACAGTTTACTGAGCTGTATTGTTATAAAACAAAGCGCACTCCGAATCCTGATCAAGAAGCTTGAAGAAACGGGTCATATTGTTAAGAACAAGCCAGAAGTCAAACAAGCACCTGT CCAAGTGGAAGTGGCTCATGTGTTGGCACCAGCTGAAGATGCAGATGCAGATGCTGAATCAGACAACAGCACGGAGGATGACCAGTCTGACCAGGATGACCAGTCTGACCAGTCTGACCAGTCTGACCAGGATGACCAGTCTGACCAGGATGACCAGGATGACCAGTCTGCCTTGTACCAACC ACCAATGAACCAGTCATGGGACAACAAACTGAGAAAGGCAATGCAAATGAGTGGTTTATACCAAAAGCACCCTCTGGATTGTGATCTGCTGGCTGGATTTGCCAAATATCTCTGCGACGACCACAACATTCCCAATTTCAAACAGGAG GTTGCAAATGTGTCTAGGTTTTTGTTTTACATGGACTCCACCAAACCTTCCCTGGATTTTGTCAATCAATTGGAGAAAAGCAGGTCCTTTTTTACCAAGCTTGCAAACATTGGACAGAAGAAGCAAACAATTGCAAACTACATGAAGAATCTGAAGAGGTTTCTTCGCTACATCACGACGTCAACAAACGTCATCCAGACAGACAGGGGCTTGTATGAGCAATGCAAGCATTTCCAAGACTGCCTGAATGACTTACAGAAGTCCATGAGCAAGCAGGTGTCTCAGGAAATTACCAGGAaaaggtatatatatatttaa
- the LOC121556291 gene encoding uncharacterized protein LOC121556291, which translates to MKMQMLVLLAVAASLSEGRIFSKCELKSLLEEAALKFNLTAKAKVKNLTNKDFVAKIVCHVEKATGFNSSFVTAWRDDDGPDVLSTRPAKVNDRHRPEPPHRRGKRHAGDDVHPNHPNHTANNDNHPTHPTHPNHPTPPTHPTLPRRPEQPPKRGKRHAGNHFTSGEDSSEEETMGTLYGLFQLSDRVICSSGSTPSLNLCQMNCSALIDDNISDDLTCVETIKRTMEIGPGQQTKALKRMIKLLFQKECDMTVASSYFSKC; encoded by the exons ATGAAGATGCAGATGTTGGTGTTGTTGGCCGTAGCAGCCAGTCTGTCTGAGGGACGGATATTCTCCAAATGTGAGCTGAAGAGCTTATTGGAGGAGGCGGCCCTCAAATTCAACCTGACTGCGAAAGCCAAAGTGAAGAACCTGACAAACAAGGATTTTGTGGCTAAAA TCGTCTGCCACGTGGAGAAGGCCACAGGGTTCAACAGCAGTTTTGTGACTGCTTGGAGGGATGACGACGGCCCTGATGTCCTCTCAACCCGCCCTGCTAAAGTTAATGACCGCCATCGCCCCGAGCCCCCTCATAGGAGGGGGAAGAGACACGCCGGGGATGATGtccaccctaaccaccctaaccacactgctaacaatGACAACCATCCTACCCATCCTACCCACCCTAACCACCCTACCCCTCCTACCCATCCTACCCTTCCTAGACGCCCTGAGCAGCCTCCTAAGAGGGGTAAGAGACACGCTGGGAATCACTTCACCTCAGGAGAAGACTCCAGCGAAGAAGAGACCATGGGAACCCTCTACGGCTTGTTCCAGCTGAGCGATCGTGTGATTTGTTCCTCGGGCTCCACTCCATCTCTGAACCTTTGCCAGATGAACTGCAGTG CTTTGATTGACGACAACATAAGTGATGACTTAACCTGTGTGGAGACGATCAAACGGACAAT GGAAATTGGCCCCGGTCAACAAACAAAGGCTCTAAAGAGAAT GATCAAGCTGCTCTTCCAGAAGGAGTGTGACATGACGGTCGCCTCTAGCTACTTTTCCAAGTGTTGA
- the LOC123489891 gene encoding uncharacterized protein LOC123489891, whose amino-acid sequence MMTVAKTPKECVAVLEVAKKDFLGVIGKATSEESLDEPEQLLMLYYLESLLMLKHLQRAGVVKNMTLNEWLSRKECILPNGEKWTVICVKQHKTGTQQVATVSLDEEEDAWLDTYYRHVRPAFLQNCDDVEEDERFFISTVGRAIYNPSNDLQRFQAKYKLPNITSQVARHIFETHTKANFTDAEKALVADYLDHTTATPYRHYRMKTPLNACMGMKLISKVTMSSESDNETAGPSSASTSCGTGALSSSQTLDEAQALNLFYQSFPVTIDGQSIKKKDRLLIAGRHERHCYDKWRNQQEKMRRDYVIAHFPRREPTARKAEKYIKRQNWEKNRVKVEDVLRYWQPSSDIDTKNENNAIMKLVKSQKWKGLYISSDPVKGRKVTTTRKFAKGEVVCDYHGLPLSGKQGKELLAATDEDEVGYLYFYKDVSGKTCCIDAKTVPCPCHPEKDTIGRRINHSRKRSNIKGQLQQLEEDGNVWNVILFIAQRDIPVQEELLFDYGVSRKYFGGEGEDLERIDS is encoded by the exons ATGATGACGGTTGCAAAGACACCAAAAGAATGTGTGGCAGTCTTGGAGGTGGCCAAGAAAGACTTTCTGGGTGTCATTGGGAAGGCCACGAGTGAAGAATCTTTGGACGAACCTGAACAACTGCTCATGCTGTACTACCTGGAGTCTCTTCTCATGCTGAAACATCTCCAAAGGGCTGGAGTTGTAAAAAATATGACC CTGAACGAATGGCTCTCAAGGAAGGAGTGCATCTTGCCAAATGGTGAGAAATGGACTGTCATCTGTGTTAAGCAACACAAGACAGGGACACAGCAGGTGGCAACCGTTTCGTTAGACGAGGAGGAAGATGCA TGGTTGGATACGTACTACCGACACGTTCGACCAGCTTTTCTTCAAAACTGTGATGACGTGGAAGAAGATGAGAGGTTCTTCATTTCCACAGTTGGAAGAGCCATCTACAACCCGTCCAATGACCTACAAAGGTTTCAGGCCAA ATACAAACTCCCCAACATCACCAGCCAGGTAGCAAGGCACATTTTTGAGACACATACCAAAGCCAACTTCACGGATGCAGAGAAGGCACTTGTTGCTGACTACTTGGACCATACAACTGCCACACCTTACAGGCACTACCGCATGAAGACACCACTCAATGCCTGCATGGGAATGAAGCTGATCTCCAAAGTCACCATGTCCAGTGAATCTGA TAATGAGACTGCAGGCCCCTCCTCCGCAAGCACAAGTTGTGGAACAGGAGCATTGTCCAGCAGCCAAACGTTGGATGAGGCACAGGCCTTGAACCTCTTCTATCAAAGCTTCCCTGTCACAATTGATGGACAATCAATCAAGAAGAAGGACAGACTACTGATTGCAGGAAGGCATGAGAGACACTGTTATGACAAGTGGAGAAACCAGCAAGAGAAAATGAGACGGGATTATGTGATCG CTCACTTCCCCAGAAGAGAACCCACTGCCAGAAAAGCAGAGAAATACATTAAACGGCAGAACTGGGAGAAGAACAGAGTGAAGGTGGAGGATGTCCTTCGTTACTGGCAACCTTCAAGCGACATTGACACAAAAAATGAAAACAACGCAATTATGAAACTGGTGAAGTCCCAGAAGTGGAAAGGACTGTACATTTCCAGTGACCCTGTCAAAGGAAGAAAGGTCACGACAACACGGAAATTTGCCAAAGGGGAAGTCGTCTGTGACTACCACGGTCTCCCACTCTCAGGGAAGCAGGGGAAAGAACTTTTGGCAGCAACAGATGAAGACGAGGTGGGGTACCTATATTTCTACAAGGATGTATCAGGGAAAACGTGCTGCATAGATGCCAAGACTGTGCCCTGCCCTTGCCACCCAGAGAAGGACACAATTGGACGGAGGATCAACCACTCCAGAAAGAGAAGCAACATTAAAGGTCAGCTTCAGCAACTTGAAGAGGATGGCAACGTGTGGAACGTCATCCTTTTCATTGCCCAACGAGACATTCCGGTTCAGGAAGAACTGTTGTTTGACTATGGGGTGTCAAGAAAATattttggtggagaaggagaagatTTGGAACGGATTGACAGCTAG